In one window of Pseudomonas benzenivorans DNA:
- the rpsA gene encoding 30S ribosomal protein S1, which produces MSESFAELFEESLKSLDMQPGAIITGIVVDIDGDWVTVHAGLKSEGVIPLEQFFNEQGELTIKVGDEVHVALDAVEDGFGETKLSREKAKRAECWIVLEAAFAAEEVVKGVINGKVKGGFTVDVNGIRAFLPGSLVDVRPVRDTTHLEGKELEFKVIKLDQKRNNVVVSRRSVLEAENSAEREALLESLQEGQQVKGIVKNLTDYGAFVDLGGVDGLLHITDMAWKRIKHPSEIVNVGDEIDVKVLKYDRERNRVSLGLKQLGEDPWVAIKARYPESTRVMARVTNLTDYGCFAELEEGVEGLVHVSEMDWTNKNIHPSKVVQVGDEVEVMVLDIDEERRRISLGIKQCKTNPWEDFSSQFNKGDKISGTIKSITDFGIFIGLDGGIDGLVHLSDISWNEVGEEAVRRFKKGDELETVILSVDPERERISLGIKQLEDDPFSNYVSLNDKGTIVRGTVKEVDAKGAIIDLGNDIEATLKASEISRDRVEDARNVLKEGEEVEAKIISVDRKSRVISLSIKSKDVEDEKEAIKEMRSKQEVETSGPTTIGDLIRAQMENQN; this is translated from the coding sequence ATGAGCGAAAGCTTCGCAGAACTATTTGAAGAAAGCCTGAAATCCCTCGACATGCAGCCGGGTGCCATCATCACCGGCATCGTGGTCGACATCGACGGTGACTGGGTCACCGTGCATGCCGGCCTGAAGTCCGAGGGCGTCATCCCGCTCGAGCAGTTCTTCAACGAACAAGGCGAGCTGACCATCAAGGTCGGTGACGAAGTCCATGTCGCGCTGGACGCGGTTGAAGATGGCTTCGGTGAAACCAAGCTGTCCCGCGAAAAAGCCAAGCGCGCCGAGTGCTGGATCGTTCTGGAAGCAGCTTTCGCCGCCGAGGAAGTGGTCAAGGGCGTTATCAACGGTAAGGTTAAGGGCGGCTTCACTGTCGACGTTAACGGCATCCGTGCGTTCCTGCCAGGTTCCTTGGTCGATGTCCGTCCGGTGCGTGATACCACCCACCTGGAAGGCAAAGAGCTCGAGTTCAAGGTCATCAAGCTGGACCAGAAGCGCAACAACGTTGTCGTTTCCCGCCGCAGCGTGCTGGAAGCCGAGAACAGCGCCGAGCGCGAGGCTCTGCTGGAGTCCCTGCAGGAAGGCCAGCAGGTCAAGGGTATCGTCAAGAACCTCACCGACTACGGCGCGTTCGTGGACCTGGGTGGCGTCGACGGCCTGCTGCACATCACCGACATGGCCTGGAAGCGCATCAAGCACCCGTCCGAGATCGTCAACGTTGGCGACGAGATCGACGTCAAGGTTCTGAAGTACGATCGCGAGCGTAACCGCGTATCCCTCGGCCTGAAGCAGCTGGGCGAAGACCCATGGGTTGCCATCAAGGCCCGTTACCCGGAGAGCACCCGCGTCATGGCGCGCGTGACCAACCTGACCGACTACGGCTGCTTCGCTGAGCTGGAAGAGGGCGTTGAAGGCCTGGTACACGTCTCCGAAATGGACTGGACCAACAAGAACATCCACCCGTCGAAAGTCGTTCAGGTTGGCGACGAAGTGGAAGTCATGGTTCTGGACATCGACGAAGAGCGTCGTCGTATCTCCCTGGGTATCAAGCAGTGCAAGACCAACCCGTGGGAAGATTTCTCCAGCCAGTTCAACAAGGGTGACAAGATCTCCGGCACCATCAAGTCGATCACCGATTTCGGTATCTTCATTGGTCTGGATGGCGGCATCGACGGCCTGGTTCACCTGTCCGACATCTCCTGGAACGAAGTGGGCGAAGAAGCCGTACGTCGTTTCAAGAAGGGCGACGAGCTGGAAACCGTCATCCTCTCCGTCGATCCGGAGCGCGAGCGCATCTCCCTGGGCATCAAGCAGCTGGAAGACGATCCGTTCTCCAACTACGTGTCGCTCAACGACAAGGGCACCATCGTTCGCGGTACCGTGAAAGAAGTTGACGCCAAGGGCGCCATCATCGATCTGGGCAACGACATCGAAGCCACGCTGAAGGCCTCCGAAATCAGCCGTGACCGCGTCGAAGACGCGCGCAACGTGCTGAAGGAAGGCGAAGAAGTCGAAGCCAAGATCATCAGCGTTGACCGCAAGAGCCGCGTGATCAGCCTGTCCATCAAGTCCAAGGACGTCGAGGACGAGAAGGAAGCGATCAAGGAAATGCGCAGCAAGCAGGAAGTCGAAACTTCCGGTCCGACCACCATCGGTGATCTGATTCGTGCGCAGATGGAAAACCAGAACTAA
- the ihfB gene encoding integration host factor subunit beta, translating to MTKSELIERIVTHQGQLSSKDVELAIKTMLEQMSQALATGDRIEIRGFGSFSLHYRAPRIGRNPKTGQSVRLDGKFVPHFKPGKELRDRVNEEE from the coding sequence ATGACGAAGTCGGAGTTGATCGAACGAATTGTCACCCATCAGGGGCAGTTGTCCTCCAAGGATGTCGAGCTGGCGATCAAGACCATGCTGGAGCAGATGTCCCAGGCGCTGGCCACGGGTGATCGCATCGAGATTCGCGGCTTCGGCAGTTTCTCCTTGCATTACCGGGCGCCGCGCATCGGCCGCAACCCCAAGACCGGCCAGTCAGTACGCCTCGACGGCAAGTTCGTGCCGCACTTCAAACCGGGCAAAGAACTGCGTGACCGCGTAAACGAAGAGGAATAG